A genomic window from Salvia splendens isolate huo1 chromosome 11, SspV2, whole genome shotgun sequence includes:
- the LOC121754940 gene encoding uncharacterized protein LOC121754940 — MKILEVLVQDRKTNDTKIGVVEARLNNFEQEINIIATAVSNIQTQMDQVHKKLEEDKAKAAARVGDINKKWVTKQKKDEGSTSGMKYGDFPTPSGSPHTLQRAATGAPSGVCPTPSGPPHTPQQTATEEEISRYPKLLRGAVMRKKKPTKADLKLTHHCSEIIQQERVVKKPTKADLKLTHHCSKI, encoded by the exons ATGAAGATTTTAGAAGTGCTAGTGCAAGATAGAAAGACCAATGACACCAAGATTGGGGTTGTTGAAGCAAGGTTAAACAATTTCGAGCAAGAAATAAACATTATTGCCACTGCCGTCTCGAACATCCAAACTCAAATGGACCAAGTCCACAAGAAGCTCGAGGAAGACAAGGCAAAGGCAGCAGCACGAGTGGGAGACATAAACAAAAAGTGGGTCACCAAGCAGAAGAAGGACGAAGGCAGCACCTCCGGAATGAAATATGGGGACTTCCCGACTCCAAGCGGATCACCGCACACTTTGCAGCGGGCCGCTACTGGGGCACCGTCTGGAGTCTGCCCAACGCCTAGCGGACCGCCGCACACCCCGCAGCAGACCGCCACTGAAGAG GAGATATCTAGGTACCCGAAGCTACTAAGGGGGGCCGTGATGAGAAAGAAGAAACCCACCAAAGCCGACCTTAAGTTGACGCATCATTGCAGCGAGATCATTCAACAGGAGAGGGTCGTGAAGAAACCCACCAAAGCTGACCTTAAGTTGACGCATCATTGCAGCAAGATATGA